Proteins encoded together in one Electrophorus electricus isolate fEleEle1 chromosome 9, fEleEle1.pri, whole genome shotgun sequence window:
- the phf3 gene encoding PHD finger protein 3 isoform X2 yields the protein MDIVGTFNHLIPSDQLEDSLLLGQNLECEASDEFASGHNILEDSLKNMLSDKDPMFGSASAQFHLLENDDANYQMPNSTVPGNDMNTPGISQTSAPADASQSRFPRGRRKGAAPLQKKPTVGRGRGRGRGGHTRCPGPLRGVSAETPGRTLGRRIVAKPSQELPSSSKSLADSCAEKREALLSRRFNVHEVDPSMNPVVVLRRLTVTVGGYKIELLPGPSQTSGSFNTGTLQALSFQNNSVTTDSIRFDQAFTEEQAPGAMGELNAGQHGANNVPMEFGPYVNPNDVQDANGALSLKASTTEATADTKVSDQNATTKVGLYKSQNKNGPVEKPVTKKLLKPKQPLSITKNKRAHLTRPGVLLKGSKHLKLQDKKVCKATAENLQHVKGKLVGGGLKRHAALLTPKPASKSPQVQVGHPEKSNANSSIGHSAPTSRKASSDSSLGAKAGLNKPAHALKKPQNLPTAVLKPNQSAKDGPTQEEPEKAKIKKPEKILQRQKSRNSRSVSLDEPELFIPDNAPVAKKGPAEGEPPPAPENETAWDSSKQCGLCMKPHSNRFMVGCGRCDDWFHGDCVGLDLAKVQQMEKDDQEYVCLKCCANEGGKAEAQTTAHSDSKSPARPKHGAEPSVTSGGIRPFRKDSGDRRPSVDSVTKSGINVKQEVKKAKVSPASLKKPSTGQIRRSVRDSLEEILVKRLKESDMKVSSEKPAELAKRTEKELFALFQGVDSKYKNKYRSLTFNLKDTKNNVLFKRVLKGEISPRDLVRMSAEELASKELAAWRQRENRHTIEMIEKEQREAERRPVTKITHKGEIEIENEEPAKAPEAIEAMSDPVPKTVEVSEEKPPDLKAESPKKVKDTTSLHKSHLFDLHCKICTGRMAPPVEEATTKVVKVATTVLRRQSMATEGDNQQTTPISSPAASAALVDDLSLRAMEEGLLNSSIFPAYESRSESASNKEDTVTFLANLESLWNGYVVMPAVARFLTKAYPVSGILDHLTEDLPDSIQVGGRISPQIVWDYVEKIRASGTKEICVVRFTPDTEEDEISYTLLYAYFSSRRRYGVVANNRKQVKDMYLIPLSTTEKIPHQIVPFDGPGLETNRPNLLLGLIIRQRPKRDFGVILSSDVSEAPSFLPENKPQVDPAQKTVVGRDEERNFISTLGRIHKKDAVAVIKSTTDETLLEMEDDENVSLRFLPGVLTQPTAGKNPLAGDDGKSTSSSAVSHSSTADGSTLGSVTARTPTAPRLDRFIIKKKESKPVKTEHEPTGSSKETGLQGKEKESGVVFSLKNKPGDVSTEMFLSSLSTTQPKTESINDETKGDANAHPSQETNVLPGASSALSEDSANSSTRADAKIETMASPTKTQKPLASGILKKTSLSEAGDSTQLASETDVPQLKVSQPATSQPLALCSPVPSSPVTPSAPAKPLSEFKAVEDIQTISTISYTGKNEGQKQSRPRLVSPTPFNTGGHGPPPSPIPPYHTGAPDHVYSPGPLPTYAPQSGPGPFRPLAPPPFSYHPGPPPPMIFPQPDPQNQLHAPPWTQPAPSQGCFPQPVPEVVAGPPLSYTTRRFPDSTLPTPPPSSKGEKGPELNYEELWDRQPKRSEEPFKKDERDHYGRHRHKSRHQEVEKHRARSRSWTKSRSRSKSRSKSHSRSRSRSRSRSRSRSRSRHSHKSRHSREERHSERRKERHHSSHHKDKRRSRDQEKHRRDSRDRHS from the exons ATGGATATAGTTGGCACTTTTAACCATTTGATTCCCAGTGACCAGTTGGAAGACTCCCTACTCCTTGGACAGAACTTGGAGTGTGAAGCAAGTGATGAGTTTGCGTCTGGTCACAACATACTAGAAGACTCACTCAAGAACATGCTCAGCGACAAGGATCCTATGTTCGGATCTGCTAGCGCCCAGTTTCATCTCTTGGAAAATGATGATGCAAATTATCAGATGCCCAACTCAACAG ttCCTGGCAATGACATGAACACTCCAGGCATTAGCCAGACTTCAGCTCCCGCGGACGCGAGTCAGTCCAGGTTTCCCCGGGGTAGGAGGAAAGGTGCCGCTCCACTGCAGAAGAAACCCACAG TGGGCAGAGGTAGGGGCAGGGGGAGAGGTGGACACACCAGGTGTCCAGGTCCGTTGAGAGGAGTATCTGCAGAGACACCTGGGAGAACCCTTGGCAGGAGAATTGTGGCAAAGCCTAGTCAAGAGCTACCGTCGAGCAGCAAGTCATTGGCTGACAGTTGTGCAGAGAAAAGGGAGGCCTTGCTCAGCCGTCGCTTTAACGTTCATGAGGTTGACCCTTCGATGAATCCTGTGGTTGTATTGAGACGACTGACCGTCACTGTCGGGGGTTACAAAATCGAACTGTTGCCCGGGCCTTCTCAAACCTCTGGATCATTTAATACAGGAACTCTCCAGGCTCTGAGTTTTCAGAACAATTCAGTGACCACTGACAGCATTAGGTTTGACCAGGCTTTCACTGAGGAGCAAGCACCGGGGGCTATGGGAGAGCTCAATGCCGGCCAGCACGGAGCCAACAACGTGCCTATGGAATTTGGACCGTATGTGAATCCGAACGACGTGCAAGATGCCAACGGTGCATTGTCCCTCAAGGCCAGCACGACAGAGGCAACTGCGGACACCAAAGTCAGTGACCAAAACGCCACCACTAAGGTAGGTCTCTACAAGTCGCAGAACAAAAATGGCCCGGTGGAAAAGCCCGTCACCAAAAAGCTACTGAAACCTAAGCAGCCACTGTCTATAACCAAAAATAAGCGTGCACACCTCACCAGACCGGGCGTTCTGTTGAAAGGGTCCAAACATCTCAAACTGCAAGACAAAAAGGTCTGTAAAGCTACAGCAGAAAATCTCCAACATGTCAAAGGCAAACTGGTTGGTGGGGGCCTGAAGCGACATGCTGCGTTGCTCACACCAAAACCAGCCTCAAAATCACCACAGGTGCAAGTTGGTCATCCTGAGAAATCAAATGCCAACTCTTCCATCGGGCACTCTGCCCCGACCAGCAGAAAGGCGTCTTCCGACTCCAGTCTTGGTGCTAAGGCGGGCTTGAATAAACCTGCTCATGCTCTGAAGAAGCCACAAAATCTGCCTACGGCAGTGCTCAAACCGAATCAATCCGCCAAGGATGGCCCAACACAGGAGGAGCCAGAGAAGGCCAAGATCAAGAAGCCAGAGAAGATCTTGCAGAGGCAGAAGAGCCGGAACTCCAGGAGCGTTTCTCTGGACGAGCCCGAGCTGTTCATCCCTGACAATGCCCCTGTGGCAAAGAAGGGACCTGCAGAGGGGGAGCCCCCACCAGCCCCCGAAAATGAGACCGCATGGGATTCCAGCAAACAATGTGGATTATGCATGAAGCCTCATAGTAATAG GTTCATGGTGGGCTGCGGACGCTGTGATGACTGGTTCCATGGTGACTGTGTGGGGCTGGACCTTGCTAAAGTGCAACAGATGGAGAAGGATGACCAAGAGTATGTATGTCTGAAGTGCTGCGCCAATGAAGGCGGGAAAGCGGAGGCGCAGACTACGGCCCACTCAGACAGCAAGTCCCCTGCCCGACCAAAACATGGGGCTGAACCGTCCGTCACGTCAGGTGGAATACGTCCCTTTCGGAAA GACTCGGGGGATAGAAGACCATCAGTGGATTCGGTGACGAAAAGTG gcataaatgtaaaacaagaGGTCAAAAAGGCAAAAGTGTCTCCTGCAAGCCTGAAGAAACCGTCCACTGGACAAATCAGAAGGAGCGTTCGGGATTCGCTAGAGGAGATTCTTGTGAAACG GCTGAAGGAATCAGACATGAAGGTTTCATCAGAGAAACCAGCTGAGCTGGCAAAGAGGACAGAAAAAGAGCTTTTTGCCCTCTTCCAAGGTGTCGATAGCAAGTACAAGAACAAATACCGAAGCTTAACATTCAATCTCAAAGATACAAAGAATAAT GTGTTATTCAAGCGTGTTCTCAAGGGTGAAATTTCACCTAGAGATTTAGTTCGTATGAGTGCAGAAGAACTAGCCTCCAAAGAACTGGCTGCTTGGAGGCAAAGGGAAAACAGACAT ACAATTGAAATGatagagaaagaacagagagaagctGAGAGACGGCCAGTTaccaaaatcacacacaaaggGGAAATTGAAATTGAGAATGAGGAACCTGCAAAAGCCCCTGAAGCCATAGAGGCCATG TCTGATCCGGTTCCTAAAACTGTTGAGGTATCAGAAGAAAAACCACCAGACTTGAAGGCAGAGAGCCCCAAGAAAGTTAAAGATACTACAAGTTTGCACAAGTCTCATCTCTTTGACCTCCACTGCAAGATATGCACAG gtCGAATGGCTCCACCAGTGGAGGAGGCCACTACTAAAGTTGTGAAAGTTGCAACGACAGTACTTAGGAGGCAGTCCATGGCCACAGAAGGAGACAACCAGCAGACCACACCTATATCTTCACCTGCAGCTTCAGCAGCATTGGTGGATGACTTGTCTCTGAGAGCCATGGAAGAAGGTCTTCTCAACTCCAGCATTTTTCCAGCTTATGAGTCAAG GTCAGAAAGTGCAAGTAATAAAGAAGATACTGTTACATTCCTAGCCAATTTAGAGAGCTTATGGAATGGATATGTAGTCATGCCAGCTGTAGCCCGGTTCCTTACAAAGGCTTACCCAGTCTCTGGAATACTGGATCATCTCACTGAG GATCTGCCAGATAGCATCCAGGTTGGTGGAAGAATCTCACCCCAAATTGTCTGGGACTACGTAGAGAAAATACGTGCCTCTGGTACAAAG GAAATATGTGTCGTCCGCTTCACCCCTGACACAGAAGAAGATGAAATATCATACACCTTGCTGTATGCCTATTTTAGTAGCCGCAGGCGATACGGGGTTGTTGCCAACAACCGCAAACAAGTTAAAGACATGTATCTCATCCCCCTCAGCACCACTGAAAAAATCCCACACCAGATTGTTCCATTTGATGGTCCAG GGTTGGAGACAAACCGTCCAAACCTTCTCCTGGGACTAATAATTCGCCAGAGACCCAAAAGGGACTTTGGGGTCATCCTATCAAGTGATGTTAGTGAAGCTCCAAGTTTCTTGCCAGAGAACAAACCTCAGGTAGACCCTGCCCAGAAAACTGTGGTGGGTCGAGATGAAGAAAGAAACTTTATCAGCACTCTTGGACGGATACACAAAAAGGACGCCGTGGCCGTAATCAAGTCGACCACTGATGAAACTCTGTTGGAGATGGAGGATGATGAAAATGTCTCCCTGCGTTTCCTCCCTGGCGTACTAACACAGCCCACAGCTGGGAAAAATCCACTTGCAGGTGATGATGGAAAGAGCACAAGCAGCAGTGCAGTCAGTCATTCGTCTACTGCAGACGGTTCCACCTTGGGAAGCGTCACCGCCAGAACGCCCACCGCCCCCAGACTGGATCGTTTCATCATCAAGAAGAAAGAGTCCAAACCTGTCAAAACGGAGCATGAGCCAACCGGCTCAAGTAAAGAAACGGGCTTGcaagggaaggagaaagagagtggagTTGTGTTCTCGCTGAAGAATAAGCCAGGAGACGTCTCAACCGAGATGTTCCTCTCCAGTCTTTCCACCACTCAGCCAAAGACCGAGTCCATCAATGACGAAACAAAAGGTGACGCCAATGCGCACCCCAGTCAAGAAACAAATGTACTTCCTGGAGCTAGTTCAGCTTTATCAGAAGACTCTGCTAATAGCAGCACTAGGGCTGATGCTAAGATTGAAACTATGGCAAGCCCTACCAAGACTCAAAAACCACTTGCATCTGGCATTTTGAAAAAGACCAGTTTATCAGAAGCTGGCGACAGCACGCAGCTGGCATCAGAGACAGATGTACCCCAGCTAAAAGTCAGCCAACCAGCAACTTCACAGCCATTAGCACTGTGTTCACCTGTACCGTCATCACCAGTGACGCCGTCAGCACCTGCAAAGCCACTATCAGAGTTTAAGGCTGTGGAAGATATTCAGACCATCAGCACAATCTCCTATACTGGAAAAAACGAAGGCCAAAAGCAGTCAAGGCCACGTCTTGTAAGCCCCACTCCATTCAATACTGGGGGCCATGGACCTCCACCATCCCCAATTCCTCCATATCATACTGGGGCACCTGACCATGTGTACTCACCTGGACCATTGCCCACCTACGCACCCCAGTCCGGCCCAGGACCTTTTAGACCCCTGGCTCCTCCACCGTTCAGTTACCATCCTGGTCCACCTCCTCCAATGATTTTCCCCCAGCCTGACCCTCAAAATCAATTGCATGCTCCACCTTGGACTCAGCCAGCCCCTTCCCAGGGTTGCTTTCCCCAACCTGTCCCAGAGGTGGTTGCTGGACCTCCGCTGTCCTACACGACACGGAGGTTCCCAGATTCCACTTTGCCGACCCCGCCGCCCTCGAGCAAGGGTGAGAAGGGCCCAGAGCTGAACTACGAGGAGCTGTGGGATAGACAGCCCAAACGGTCGGAGGAACCCTTCAAGAAGGATGAGCGGGACCACTACGGGAGACACCGGCACAAGAGTCGGCACCAAGAGGTGGAGAAGCACCGTGCCCGCAGCCGGAGCTGGACCAAAAGCAGGAGCCGAAGCAAGAGCCGGAGCAAGAGCCACAGCCGGAGCCGGAGCCGGAGccggagcaggagcaggagcaggagcaggagcaggcataGCCACAAGAGCAGACACTCGCGAGAGGAGAGGCACAGCGAGAGGAGAAAAGAACGGCATCACAGTAGTCATCACAAAGACAAACGCAGATCACGAGATCAggagaaacacaggagagactCAAGGGACAGACACTCGTGA
- the phf3 gene encoding PHD finger protein 3 isoform X1: protein MFAVVGHFWNFNSSWSRDVQACSALTCRHQTRRWMTICDQLEDSLLLGQNLECEASDEFASGHNILEDSLKNMLSDKDPMFGSASAQFHLLENDDANYQMPNSTVPGNDMNTPGISQTSAPADASQSRFPRGRRKGAAPLQKKPTVGRGRGRGRGGHTRCPGPLRGVSAETPGRTLGRRIVAKPSQELPSSSKSLADSCAEKREALLSRRFNVHEVDPSMNPVVVLRRLTVTVGGYKIELLPGPSQTSGSFNTGTLQALSFQNNSVTTDSIRFDQAFTEEQAPGAMGELNAGQHGANNVPMEFGPYVNPNDVQDANGALSLKASTTEATADTKVSDQNATTKVGLYKSQNKNGPVEKPVTKKLLKPKQPLSITKNKRAHLTRPGVLLKGSKHLKLQDKKVCKATAENLQHVKGKLVGGGLKRHAALLTPKPASKSPQVQVGHPEKSNANSSIGHSAPTSRKASSDSSLGAKAGLNKPAHALKKPQNLPTAVLKPNQSAKDGPTQEEPEKAKIKKPEKILQRQKSRNSRSVSLDEPELFIPDNAPVAKKGPAEGEPPPAPENETAWDSSKQCGLCMKPHSNRFMVGCGRCDDWFHGDCVGLDLAKVQQMEKDDQEYVCLKCCANEGGKAEAQTTAHSDSKSPARPKHGAEPSVTSGGIRPFRKDSGDRRPSVDSVTKSGINVKQEVKKAKVSPASLKKPSTGQIRRSVRDSLEEILVKRLKESDMKVSSEKPAELAKRTEKELFALFQGVDSKYKNKYRSLTFNLKDTKNNVLFKRVLKGEISPRDLVRMSAEELASKELAAWRQRENRHTIEMIEKEQREAERRPVTKITHKGEIEIENEEPAKAPEAIEAMSDPVPKTVEVSEEKPPDLKAESPKKVKDTTSLHKSHLFDLHCKICTGRMAPPVEEATTKVVKVATTVLRRQSMATEGDNQQTTPISSPAASAALVDDLSLRAMEEGLLNSSIFPAYESRSESASNKEDTVTFLANLESLWNGYVVMPAVARFLTKAYPVSGILDHLTEDLPDSIQVGGRISPQIVWDYVEKIRASGTKEICVVRFTPDTEEDEISYTLLYAYFSSRRRYGVVANNRKQVKDMYLIPLSTTEKIPHQIVPFDGPGLETNRPNLLLGLIIRQRPKRDFGVILSSDVSEAPSFLPENKPQVDPAQKTVVGRDEERNFISTLGRIHKKDAVAVIKSTTDETLLEMEDDENVSLRFLPGVLTQPTAGKNPLAGDDGKSTSSSAVSHSSTADGSTLGSVTARTPTAPRLDRFIIKKKESKPVKTEHEPTGSSKETGLQGKEKESGVVFSLKNKPGDVSTEMFLSSLSTTQPKTESINDETKGDANAHPSQETNVLPGASSALSEDSANSSTRADAKIETMASPTKTQKPLASGILKKTSLSEAGDSTQLASETDVPQLKVSQPATSQPLALCSPVPSSPVTPSAPAKPLSEFKAVEDIQTISTISYTGKNEGQKQSRPRLVSPTPFNTGGHGPPPSPIPPYHTGAPDHVYSPGPLPTYAPQSGPGPFRPLAPPPFSYHPGPPPPMIFPQPDPQNQLHAPPWTQPAPSQGCFPQPVPEVVAGPPLSYTTRRFPDSTLPTPPPSSKGEKGPELNYEELWDRQPKRSEEPFKKDERDHYGRHRHKSRHQEVEKHRARSRSWTKSRSRSKSRSKSHSRSRSRSRSRSRSRSRSRHSHKSRHSREERHSERRKERHHSSHHKDKRRSRDQEKHRRDSRDRHS from the exons CTGGTCACGGGATGTGCAGGCCTGTTCAGCATTGACATGCAGGCACCAGACCAGACGCTGGATGACAATCTG TGACCAGTTGGAAGACTCCCTACTCCTTGGACAGAACTTGGAGTGTGAAGCAAGTGATGAGTTTGCGTCTGGTCACAACATACTAGAAGACTCACTCAAGAACATGCTCAGCGACAAGGATCCTATGTTCGGATCTGCTAGCGCCCAGTTTCATCTCTTGGAAAATGATGATGCAAATTATCAGATGCCCAACTCAACAG ttCCTGGCAATGACATGAACACTCCAGGCATTAGCCAGACTTCAGCTCCCGCGGACGCGAGTCAGTCCAGGTTTCCCCGGGGTAGGAGGAAAGGTGCCGCTCCACTGCAGAAGAAACCCACAG TGGGCAGAGGTAGGGGCAGGGGGAGAGGTGGACACACCAGGTGTCCAGGTCCGTTGAGAGGAGTATCTGCAGAGACACCTGGGAGAACCCTTGGCAGGAGAATTGTGGCAAAGCCTAGTCAAGAGCTACCGTCGAGCAGCAAGTCATTGGCTGACAGTTGTGCAGAGAAAAGGGAGGCCTTGCTCAGCCGTCGCTTTAACGTTCATGAGGTTGACCCTTCGATGAATCCTGTGGTTGTATTGAGACGACTGACCGTCACTGTCGGGGGTTACAAAATCGAACTGTTGCCCGGGCCTTCTCAAACCTCTGGATCATTTAATACAGGAACTCTCCAGGCTCTGAGTTTTCAGAACAATTCAGTGACCACTGACAGCATTAGGTTTGACCAGGCTTTCACTGAGGAGCAAGCACCGGGGGCTATGGGAGAGCTCAATGCCGGCCAGCACGGAGCCAACAACGTGCCTATGGAATTTGGACCGTATGTGAATCCGAACGACGTGCAAGATGCCAACGGTGCATTGTCCCTCAAGGCCAGCACGACAGAGGCAACTGCGGACACCAAAGTCAGTGACCAAAACGCCACCACTAAGGTAGGTCTCTACAAGTCGCAGAACAAAAATGGCCCGGTGGAAAAGCCCGTCACCAAAAAGCTACTGAAACCTAAGCAGCCACTGTCTATAACCAAAAATAAGCGTGCACACCTCACCAGACCGGGCGTTCTGTTGAAAGGGTCCAAACATCTCAAACTGCAAGACAAAAAGGTCTGTAAAGCTACAGCAGAAAATCTCCAACATGTCAAAGGCAAACTGGTTGGTGGGGGCCTGAAGCGACATGCTGCGTTGCTCACACCAAAACCAGCCTCAAAATCACCACAGGTGCAAGTTGGTCATCCTGAGAAATCAAATGCCAACTCTTCCATCGGGCACTCTGCCCCGACCAGCAGAAAGGCGTCTTCCGACTCCAGTCTTGGTGCTAAGGCGGGCTTGAATAAACCTGCTCATGCTCTGAAGAAGCCACAAAATCTGCCTACGGCAGTGCTCAAACCGAATCAATCCGCCAAGGATGGCCCAACACAGGAGGAGCCAGAGAAGGCCAAGATCAAGAAGCCAGAGAAGATCTTGCAGAGGCAGAAGAGCCGGAACTCCAGGAGCGTTTCTCTGGACGAGCCCGAGCTGTTCATCCCTGACAATGCCCCTGTGGCAAAGAAGGGACCTGCAGAGGGGGAGCCCCCACCAGCCCCCGAAAATGAGACCGCATGGGATTCCAGCAAACAATGTGGATTATGCATGAAGCCTCATAGTAATAG GTTCATGGTGGGCTGCGGACGCTGTGATGACTGGTTCCATGGTGACTGTGTGGGGCTGGACCTTGCTAAAGTGCAACAGATGGAGAAGGATGACCAAGAGTATGTATGTCTGAAGTGCTGCGCCAATGAAGGCGGGAAAGCGGAGGCGCAGACTACGGCCCACTCAGACAGCAAGTCCCCTGCCCGACCAAAACATGGGGCTGAACCGTCCGTCACGTCAGGTGGAATACGTCCCTTTCGGAAA GACTCGGGGGATAGAAGACCATCAGTGGATTCGGTGACGAAAAGTG gcataaatgtaaaacaagaGGTCAAAAAGGCAAAAGTGTCTCCTGCAAGCCTGAAGAAACCGTCCACTGGACAAATCAGAAGGAGCGTTCGGGATTCGCTAGAGGAGATTCTTGTGAAACG GCTGAAGGAATCAGACATGAAGGTTTCATCAGAGAAACCAGCTGAGCTGGCAAAGAGGACAGAAAAAGAGCTTTTTGCCCTCTTCCAAGGTGTCGATAGCAAGTACAAGAACAAATACCGAAGCTTAACATTCAATCTCAAAGATACAAAGAATAAT GTGTTATTCAAGCGTGTTCTCAAGGGTGAAATTTCACCTAGAGATTTAGTTCGTATGAGTGCAGAAGAACTAGCCTCCAAAGAACTGGCTGCTTGGAGGCAAAGGGAAAACAGACAT ACAATTGAAATGatagagaaagaacagagagaagctGAGAGACGGCCAGTTaccaaaatcacacacaaaggGGAAATTGAAATTGAGAATGAGGAACCTGCAAAAGCCCCTGAAGCCATAGAGGCCATG TCTGATCCGGTTCCTAAAACTGTTGAGGTATCAGAAGAAAAACCACCAGACTTGAAGGCAGAGAGCCCCAAGAAAGTTAAAGATACTACAAGTTTGCACAAGTCTCATCTCTTTGACCTCCACTGCAAGATATGCACAG gtCGAATGGCTCCACCAGTGGAGGAGGCCACTACTAAAGTTGTGAAAGTTGCAACGACAGTACTTAGGAGGCAGTCCATGGCCACAGAAGGAGACAACCAGCAGACCACACCTATATCTTCACCTGCAGCTTCAGCAGCATTGGTGGATGACTTGTCTCTGAGAGCCATGGAAGAAGGTCTTCTCAACTCCAGCATTTTTCCAGCTTATGAGTCAAG GTCAGAAAGTGCAAGTAATAAAGAAGATACTGTTACATTCCTAGCCAATTTAGAGAGCTTATGGAATGGATATGTAGTCATGCCAGCTGTAGCCCGGTTCCTTACAAAGGCTTACCCAGTCTCTGGAATACTGGATCATCTCACTGAG GATCTGCCAGATAGCATCCAGGTTGGTGGAAGAATCTCACCCCAAATTGTCTGGGACTACGTAGAGAAAATACGTGCCTCTGGTACAAAG GAAATATGTGTCGTCCGCTTCACCCCTGACACAGAAGAAGATGAAATATCATACACCTTGCTGTATGCCTATTTTAGTAGCCGCAGGCGATACGGGGTTGTTGCCAACAACCGCAAACAAGTTAAAGACATGTATCTCATCCCCCTCAGCACCACTGAAAAAATCCCACACCAGATTGTTCCATTTGATGGTCCAG GGTTGGAGACAAACCGTCCAAACCTTCTCCTGGGACTAATAATTCGCCAGAGACCCAAAAGGGACTTTGGGGTCATCCTATCAAGTGATGTTAGTGAAGCTCCAAGTTTCTTGCCAGAGAACAAACCTCAGGTAGACCCTGCCCAGAAAACTGTGGTGGGTCGAGATGAAGAAAGAAACTTTATCAGCACTCTTGGACGGATACACAAAAAGGACGCCGTGGCCGTAATCAAGTCGACCACTGATGAAACTCTGTTGGAGATGGAGGATGATGAAAATGTCTCCCTGCGTTTCCTCCCTGGCGTACTAACACAGCCCACAGCTGGGAAAAATCCACTTGCAGGTGATGATGGAAAGAGCACAAGCAGCAGTGCAGTCAGTCATTCGTCTACTGCAGACGGTTCCACCTTGGGAAGCGTCACCGCCAGAACGCCCACCGCCCCCAGACTGGATCGTTTCATCATCAAGAAGAAAGAGTCCAAACCTGTCAAAACGGAGCATGAGCCAACCGGCTCAAGTAAAGAAACGGGCTTGcaagggaaggagaaagagagtggagTTGTGTTCTCGCTGAAGAATAAGCCAGGAGACGTCTCAACCGAGATGTTCCTCTCCAGTCTTTCCACCACTCAGCCAAAGACCGAGTCCATCAATGACGAAACAAAAGGTGACGCCAATGCGCACCCCAGTCAAGAAACAAATGTACTTCCTGGAGCTAGTTCAGCTTTATCAGAAGACTCTGCTAATAGCAGCACTAGGGCTGATGCTAAGATTGAAACTATGGCAAGCCCTACCAAGACTCAAAAACCACTTGCATCTGGCATTTTGAAAAAGACCAGTTTATCAGAAGCTGGCGACAGCACGCAGCTGGCATCAGAGACAGATGTACCCCAGCTAAAAGTCAGCCAACCAGCAACTTCACAGCCATTAGCACTGTGTTCACCTGTACCGTCATCACCAGTGACGCCGTCAGCACCTGCAAAGCCACTATCAGAGTTTAAGGCTGTGGAAGATATTCAGACCATCAGCACAATCTCCTATACTGGAAAAAACGAAGGCCAAAAGCAGTCAAGGCCACGTCTTGTAAGCCCCACTCCATTCAATACTGGGGGCCATGGACCTCCACCATCCCCAATTCCTCCATATCATACTGGGGCACCTGACCATGTGTACTCACCTGGACCATTGCCCACCTACGCACCCCAGTCCGGCCCAGGACCTTTTAGACCCCTGGCTCCTCCACCGTTCAGTTACCATCCTGGTCCACCTCCTCCAATGATTTTCCCCCAGCCTGACCCTCAAAATCAATTGCATGCTCCACCTTGGACTCAGCCAGCCCCTTCCCAGGGTTGCTTTCCCCAACCTGTCCCAGAGGTGGTTGCTGGACCTCCGCTGTCCTACACGACACGGAGGTTCCCAGATTCCACTTTGCCGACCCCGCCGCCCTCGAGCAAGGGTGAGAAGGGCCCAGAGCTGAACTACGAGGAGCTGTGGGATAGACAGCCCAAACGGTCGGAGGAACCCTTCAAGAAGGATGAGCGGGACCACTACGGGAGACACCGGCACAAGAGTCGGCACCAAGAGGTGGAGAAGCACCGTGCCCGCAGCCGGAGCTGGACCAAAAGCAGGAGCCGAAGCAAGAGCCGGAGCAAGAGCCACAGCCGGAGCCGGAGCCGGAGccggagcaggagcaggagcaggagcaggagcaggcataGCCACAAGAGCAGACACTCGCGAGAGGAGAGGCACAGCGAGAGGAGAAAAGAACGGCATCACAGTAGTCATCACAAAGACAAACGCAGATCACGAGATCAggagaaacacaggagagactCAAGGGACAGACACTCGTGA